In Mammaliicoccus sp. Marseille-Q6498, the genomic stretch TCTGGTGCATTTGTTTCTGGATTAACAATTTCCATTGCTACCATTGCACCTAAACGACGAATATCTCCTATAAAAGCATGTTCTAATTTATACGATTCTAAAGCTTTTTCTAAATCTACACCTAATTGTTCAGCTTTAGCATTCAAGTTCTCTTCTTCTATAATTTCTATTACTTTTAATGCAGCTTCACATGCAAGTGGATTACCTGCATAAGTTCCGCCTATTTCTCCAGGATTCGGACTATCAATAATTTCACTTCTACCAACAACGCCACTTAATGGGAATCCGGCTGCAAGTGATTTAGAAACAGTCATCAAATCTGGTACAACATCAAAGTGTTCTATAGCAAAAGTCTTTCCTGTACGTGCAAATCCAGTTTGAATTTCATCTGCTATAAAGACGATGCCATTTTCTTCACAAATTGATTTTACTGCTTGAACGAATTTTTTATCCGGTATAATAAATCCGCCTTCACCTTGAACAGGTTCCATTACAATACAAGCAACTTCTGAAGGATCGACTGTAGCTATGAAAAAGTTTTTTAAATCTTTTATAACCATATCTACATAGGCTTCATCACTGATTCCTTCAGGTTTTTCACCTAAATAAGGATAAGGTGCTTGATAAACTTCTGGTGCGAAAGGCCCAAACCCAATTTTATAAGGTTTCACTTTACTTGTCATAGACATTGTTAAGTTTGTTCTTCCGTGGAAACCTCTAATGAAAGATACAACTTGTTGTCTTCCAGTATATTTACGTGCGATTTTCACAGCATTCTCTACAGCTTCAGCTCCAGAGTTTAGTAATACTGTTTTCTTTTTATGATCACCTGGTGTAATTTCTGCTAATTTCTCAGCTAATTTAATATAGCTTTCATACATAATGACGTTAAACCCAGGTAAAATAAAGTTTTCTAGTTTATTTTTTAAATGTTCAGTTATTTTAGGATGTGAATGACCAACGTTTAAGGTACCAATTGCACCTGCAAAGTCTATCCATTCTCCACCTTCGTTATCTGTTACTGTTGCCCCTTTTGCATATTCTGCAATATGTAAATTACCATTACCAACGCCTCTTGCTACATATTCATTTCGTAAAGATTCTAATTGTTCTTGTGTTTTACCCATCTACAATCCCTCCTATGTTTATTGAATACATATTAGAAAAATATTGGTACAATGAAAAGTACCAGATATCAACTTTTAATGGTACCAGAGGAGTGACATAATGAC encodes the following:
- the gabT gene encoding 4-aminobutyrate--2-oxoglutarate transaminase, encoding MGKTQEQLESLRNEYVARGVGNGNLHIAEYAKGATVTDNEGGEWIDFAGAIGTLNVGHSHPKITEHLKNKLENFILPGFNVIMYESYIKLAEKLAEITPGDHKKKTVLLNSGAEAVENAVKIARKYTGRQQVVSFIRGFHGRTNLTMSMTSKVKPYKIGFGPFAPEVYQAPYPYLGEKPEGISDEAYVDMVIKDLKNFFIATVDPSEVACIVMEPVQGEGGFIIPDKKFVQAVKSICEENGIVFIADEIQTGFARTGKTFAIEHFDVVPDLMTVSKSLAAGFPLSGVVGRSEIIDSPNPGEIGGTYAGNPLACEAALKVIEIIEEENLNAKAEQLGVDLEKALESYKLEHAFIGDIRRLGAMVAMEIVNPETNAPDKQKTAQIVKAANDNGLLLLSAGINGNVIRFLAPLVITEDELNKGLSILEASLKA